The following are from one region of the Chloracidobacterium sp. genome:
- a CDS encoding rod shape-determining protein, producing MALKSLFSLFSSDLAIDLGTANTLVYAKGRGIVVSEPSIVAINKVTNQVEAVGRDAKEMLGRTPGNIVAIRPMKDGVIANFEVTEKMLQHFIRKAHNGKSWVRPRVVIGIPSEITQVERRAVEDSAYRAKASEVYLVEEAMAAAIGAGLPITEPHGNMVVDIGGGTTDIAVISLSGIVYSRAVRVAGNEMDDAITQYIKRKYNLLIGERTAEAIKIALGSAFPLEEPLSMDVRGRNLIEGIPKTITMTDEEIREALSDAVSTIINAVRVALERTPPELSADIVERGIVLTGGGALLKNLDKRLMIETGLPVVIADDPLSSVVLGTGKMLSDIELLKRVKWDNSLMTGS from the coding sequence ATCGATCTTGGCACGGCAAATACGCTCGTTTATGCAAAGGGCCGCGGGATCGTAGTTTCCGAGCCGTCGATCGTTGCGATCAACAAGGTAACCAATCAGGTCGAAGCCGTCGGCCGAGACGCCAAGGAAATGCTTGGCCGTACGCCGGGCAACATAGTTGCGATCCGTCCGATGAAAGACGGTGTGATCGCTAATTTTGAGGTTACGGAAAAAATGCTGCAGCATTTCATCCGTAAGGCTCACAATGGCAAATCTTGGGTTCGGCCGAGGGTCGTTATCGGCATACCGTCAGAGATCACACAGGTCGAGCGTCGGGCGGTTGAAGATTCGGCCTACAGGGCGAAGGCCTCTGAGGTCTATTTGGTCGAGGAGGCGATGGCGGCTGCGATCGGCGCCGGACTGCCCATCACCGAACCACACGGGAACATGGTCGTCGATATCGGCGGCGGAACCACAGATATCGCCGTCATCTCGTTGTCGGGAATCGTTTATTCGCGTGCGGTAAGGGTCGCAGGCAACGAGATGGACGACGCGATCACGCAGTACATAAAACGTAAGTACAACCTTCTGATCGGCGAACGGACCGCCGAGGCGATCAAGATCGCATTGGGAAGCGCGTTTCCGCTGGAAGAGCCGCTTTCGATGGACGTTCGCGGGCGAAACCTGATCGAGGGAATCCCGAAGACGATCACGATGACCGACGAGGAGATCCGCGAAGCACTCTCGGACGCCGTCTCGACGATCATAAATGCGGTTCGTGTCGCACTCGAGCGAACACCTCCGGAACTCTCGGCCGATATCGTCGAACGCGGCATTGTCCTCACGGGCGGCGGTGCACTGCTCAAGAACCTCGACAAACGCCTGATGATCGAGACCGGGCTGCCTGTCGTGATCGCCGATGATCCTCTCTCGTCGGTCGTTTTAGGCACCGGCAAGATGCTTTCTGATATTGAACTATTGAAACGCGTCAAATGGGACAATTCGTTGATGACCGGGAGCTAA